The genome window CGCGATCCCCGGCGGGCCGACCTGGACCGTCGTCGCACCGGGACCGAGCGCCCGGAAGAGGTCCTCGTCGGTGCGATCGTCCCCCGCGGCGACGACCGAGGGGTCCTCCGGCGCGGCCTCCCGCACCGGGGGCCACGTCGCGGCGACGCGTCCCTTGTGCGCGCCCGCCGGGCGCAGCTCCGTCACCCGCCGCCCGCCGATCCGCTCGAGCCCCGACAAATCGTCCCGCGCGAGCGTGCGACGCAGCTGAAGCCGCCACGCGCTCAGCCTCGAGTCGTCCAGCTCGCGATCGTGGACGGCGAAGCCGGCGGGCTTCCGCTCGACGAAGACCCCGTCCCAACCCTCGGCGAGACCCTCGACGCGCCGCGCGAGCCTTTCCAGGCGCTCCGACATCGCGGGTTCGAGCGCGAGCCGCACGCCGGGGGCCTCCAGGCCGTGGCTCCCGAAGATGGCGATCGGACGCCCCCCGAACAGCTCGAGCACCTCCGCGGCCGGTCGACCCGAGACGAGCGCCGCCCGCCATCCGAGCGCCCCCAGGCGATCGAGCGACGCGAGGATCCCGCCGGGAATGCGGACCTGCTCGGGACGGCGAGCGATCGGGGCGAGGGTGCCGTCGACGTCGAGGAGCAGCACGCGGGCGGCCGCCCGGCGACGGGCGGCGGCGGCCACGTGGGTCGCGAGCGCCTCGGGTCGCACGGCGGATCTCACCCCGCGCGCTCCGCCCGGACCGCCCCCCCGGGGGGGAGCGCGAGGCAACGTTCCGCCCATGCCGTCGCGGGGTTGGCCTCCACGAAGGGGCGCATCCGGTCCATCCGCTCGCGCCGCTCGCGCTCGGGCATCGAGAGCGCGCGGACGAGGGTCGTCGCGAAGGCCTCGACGTCGTTCGGGTTCACGGCGAGCGCCCCCGGAAGATGCTCGGACACCCCCGCGAACTCGCTGAGGACGAGCACGCCGTCCCCGTCCCGCCGCGACGCCACGAATTCGGGGGCGACGAGGTTCATCCCGTCGCGCAGGGGGGTCACGAGCACGACCGACGCCGCGAGGTAATGCGCGACGAGCTCGGGACGGTCGAGCGCCCGGGCGCGGTAGTGGATCGGAACCCACCCCTCCCCTCCCCACTCGCCGTTGATCCGGCCGACCTGGCGGTCGATCTCCCGCTTCATCTGGCGGTATTCCTCGACCTGGTGGCGGCCGGGCACGACGACCTGGAGGAAGGCGAAGGTCCCGGCTTTGGACGGGTTGGTCCGGAGCATCCGCTCGACGGCGAGGAACCGCTCGAGGATCCCCTTGGTGTAGTCGAGCCGCTCGCCGCCGAAGAGGATCGGACGCGGGCCGTAGGCGCGGCGGATCTGCACGGAGCGGGCCTTCACCTCCGGATCCTCCGCGAGCCGCACGAAGTCCGCCGCGTCGATCCCGATCGGTTCCGCCGAAGCGCGCGTCGAGCCCTCCTCGTGCTCGAGGGTGATCGGCCCGCGGATCTCGTCGTCCGGGGCGACGACCCCGAGCGAGCGGGCGGACTCGACGAAGTTCCGTTTGTACCGCCCGACCTGGAACACGATCGTGTTCGCGCCGAGCAGTCCCCGGAGAACCTCCTCGCGCCAAGGCAGGACGCGGAAGATCTCCGCCGGCGGGAAGGGGATGTGCAGGAAGAAATCGACGCGCCCGCCAAAGCCGAGCTCGCGCAGCAGGCGCGGCACCAGCATGAGATGGAAGTCGTGGACCCAGATGCGCTCGCCCGGGCGCGCGTAACGAAGCGTCGCCTCGGCGAAGCGCCGGTTGACCTCGCGATAGGCGACCCAGTCCTCCGGCTCGAGGACGGTTTTCCCGGGGAAGTCGTGGAAGAGAGGCCACAACGCGCGGTTGGAGGCGCCGTGGTAGTACCGCGCGACGTCCCGCTCGCTCAGCGGCACTCCGCACAACACGACGCCCGACGCGAGACGCGTCGAGCGAGGCCTCGCCCAGCTCTGCGCCACCGCGGCTGCGGAGGGGAGCATCGCGCCGTCCCAGCCCACCCACTTCCCGCCGCGCTCCGCGAGCACCGGCTCGATCGCGTTGACCAGACCGCCGACGTTGCGTTTGGGCGCTCCGCGCCCCGGCTCGCGACCGATGTCGTAGGGCAGCCGATTGCTGACGACGACCAGTCCCTCGGCCACGCATTCCTCCTTCTTCGGCCGGACTCCATCGACCCTAGTGCCGTGTGCCGCCCCCCGCAACGACACCAACTCCGTGGGCGTGGTGGAGTTTCGGCGCCGGCGGGCCCGCCGCAGGGCGCTCACACTGCATCGCCTTTCCCTCGAGACACTCGGCGTCCGTGGGCGCGGCACGAAGCGGCCTGCGAGGGCGGTCCGCGGAGGGGACGTCGGGGTGGACGCGGCCCCATCCGCCCCTGCTTCAGGTCAAGTCCCGCCACGGACGGATCGCCCCGGGAAGGCTAGAATCCCGGCCCGTGAGCCCTCCCGAAACGCTGCTTGCCGCCCTCGGCGCCCTCACGGACGACCACGAGCTCGACGATTTCCTCGAGCGGCTCCCCCTCGACGAGCTCGACGAGCTCGCCCGCCACGCGCTCGCCCGGCTGCGGCTCGAGGGGGACGCGCCCTCGCACGACGCGCGGCGCGAGGCGTGGGAGCTGCTCGACGTCCTGCGCCGCTCGACGGTGCTCCGGCGCATCGCGCAAGCCGGCGCGGTCGAGGCGTGGGCGGCGCGCATGCTCGAGCTCGTCGAGGCGTCCCACTACACGACGGGGCTCCTTTTCCGGCGGCGCGCCGCCCGGTACGGCTCGAAGACCCTCTTCGAGATCCCGGCGGCGGGGGGGTGGCGGTCGCTGAGCTGGCGCCACACCGCGGCACGGGTGGAGGCGCTGGCCCGGGGGCTGCTCGCCACGCTCGGCTCCGAGGACCCGCCTCGCGTCGCGATCCTCTCCGAGAACCGACCGGAGATGGCGATCGCGGATCTCGCCTGTTTCTCCGCCGGGATCGTCACCGTGATCATCCCCGGCAACTCGACCGAGGCCGACGTCGCCTACATGCTCCGGCACGCCGGCGCGGCGGCGATTCTCGTCTCCGACCGCGAGCAGCTGCGGAAGGTCACCCGGCAGCGGGAGGCGCTCCCCGGGCTCAAGCACGTGTTCGTGATGGACGCGGTCGCCGCCGGCAAGGACGCGGTCGCCCTCGACGAGGTGTCCTCGCGCGCCGGGCAGGTCCCGCTCTCCGCCCTCGAGGACCGGGCGCACGCCTTGCGGATCGGCGACCTCGCGACCGTGATGTACACCTCGGGGACCACCGGCAAGCCCAAGGGAATCCGGTTCACCCATCGCAACATCGTCTACAAGCGGTTCTGCCGCGCGCTCGCCCTCCCCGAGATCGGCGAGGACGACGTCTTCCTGTGCTACCTCCCCCTCTTCCACACCTTCGGGCGCTACTTCGAGATGATGGGGTGCGTGTTCTGGGGGGCGACCTACTGCTTCCTCGAGAACCCCTCGATCGAGGCGATGGTCCAGGGGATGCGCCGCTTCCGCCCGACGGTGTTCATCAGCGTCCCGAAGAAGTGGATCCAGCTCTACGAGGCGATCGCCCTCGAGGCGCCTCCGGACGCCAGCTCCGACGACGCCGTCCTCGAGGCGACCCGCCGCCTCACCGGCGGACGGCTGCGCTGGGGGCTGTCGGCGGCCGGGCATCTCGACAGCTCGATC of Candidatus Polarisedimenticolaceae bacterium contains these proteins:
- a CDS encoding trehalose-6-phosphate synthase, which translates into the protein MAEGLVVVSNRLPYDIGREPGRGAPKRNVGGLVNAIEPVLAERGGKWVGWDGAMLPSAAAVAQSWARPRSTRLASGVVLCGVPLSERDVARYYHGASNRALWPLFHDFPGKTVLEPEDWVAYREVNRRFAEATLRYARPGERIWVHDFHLMLVPRLLRELGFGGRVDFFLHIPFPPAEIFRVLPWREEVLRGLLGANTIVFQVGRYKRNFVESARSLGVVAPDDEIRGPITLEHEEGSTRASAEPIGIDAADFVRLAEDPEVKARSVQIRRAYGPRPILFGGERLDYTKGILERFLAVERMLRTNPSKAGTFAFLQVVVPGRHQVEEYRQMKREIDRQVGRINGEWGGEGWVPIHYRARALDRPELVAHYLAASVVLVTPLRDGMNLVAPEFVASRRDGDGVLVLSEFAGVSEHLPGALAVNPNDVEAFATTLVRALSMPERERRERMDRMRPFVEANPATAWAERCLALPPGGAVRAERAG
- the otsB gene encoding trehalose-phosphatase — protein: MRSAVRPEALATHVAAAARRRAAARVLLLDVDGTLAPIARRPEQVRIPGGILASLDRLGALGWRAALVSGRPAAEVLELFGGRPIAIFGSHGLEAPGVRLALEPAMSERLERLARRVEGLAEGWDGVFVERKPAGFAVHDRELDDSRLSAWRLQLRRTLARDDLSGLERIGGRRVTELRPAGAHKGRVAATWPPVREAAPEDPSVVAAGDDRTDEDLFRALGPGATTVQVGPPGIATAARWRLASPDAMHRFLHALARFSEGGVR